From the genome of Deferribacteraceae bacterium V6Fe1:
ATATTAAAAGTTATTCCCTATCATATCTACTTACAATAATGGGATTAACCATAATTGCAATGTTTGTCATAAGTTTTGTCTTAGGCAAAATCTTTAAATTTAAGAAATCTTCCATCGGCACATTTGCAATGAACAGTTTCAGGGCAAACTACGCATATATGGGTCTTCCCGTATGTTACTATGCATTTGGCGAGAAAGGGCTTACAATTGCAAGTATACTTATGGCTTTTATCGTGCCTTTAGTCAATTTGATGTCGGTAATAAGTTTGACACTTACCTCAAATTCAAAAATGAATTTAAAAACATTTATCAAAAACACGCTCTTTAATCCTTTGGCTGTTGCTTGTATTTTAGGGATACTGTTTTCTGTTTTATCCATAAAAATTCCAATATTTATAAATAAATCTCTTGAATTAATAAGCAATGTCACACTTCCACTCGCACTTTTCAGTATAGGGGCAACTCTTGATTTTAAAAAGGTAAAAGGTAATATTGCAATTATATCATTTAATGTTTTTCTAAAACTTATTATACTGCCATTAATTGCACTTGCCCTGCTGAAGATTTCTTCCAGTTCAATGACATTTGCATCAAAGATATTGGTAGTGATGCTTTCTTCCCCTGCTGCAACGGTCAACTATATTTTAGCTT
Proteins encoded in this window:
- a CDS encoding AEC family transporter; this encodes MIDIIFLVLPIFIVLATGNILYKLKFFDQHFMSAANKLIFYFLLPVLLFYKIANANIKSYSLSYLLTIMGLTIIAMFVISFVLGKIFKFKKSSIGTFAMNSFRANYAYMGLPVCYYAFGEKGLTIASILMAFIVPLVNLMSVISLTLTSNSKMNLKTFIKNTLFNPLAVACILGILFSVLSIKIPIFINKSLELISNVTLPLALFSIGATLDFKKVKGNIAIISFNVFLKLIILPLIALALLKISSSSMTFASKILVVMLSSPAATVNYILASEMGGDKDLASSVIILSSALSIFSFVFWISVL